One Brassica napus cultivar Da-Ae chromosome C4, Da-Ae, whole genome shotgun sequence genomic region harbors:
- the LOC106347829 gene encoding plant cysteine oxidase 2: MGAGTVVRDRVRKDLSEISNKTNIPATKPIVSSSPEIRSNSRKKIQRRSKKAVISPVQKLFETCKKVFANGKSGAVPSQEHINMLRAVLDEIKPEDVDVSPKMPCFRSKSNGRPPVTYLHIYKCHSFSMGIFCLPPSGVIPLHNHPEMTVFSKLLFGTMHIKSYDWVADSPQPSSDTRLAKVKVDSDFTAPCDTSILYPADGGNMHCFTAKTACAVLDVLGPPYSDPAGRHCTYYFDHPFSSFSGDGVEVGEEVKHKYEWLKEREEEPEDLTVMAMMYSGPIIKE; the protein is encoded by the exons ATGGGAGCTGGTACAGTTGTGAGAGATCGAGTACGGAAAGATCTCTCTGAGATTTCCAACAAAACGAATATTCCGGCGACGAAACCCATCGTTTCTTCCTCTCCGGAGATTCGTTCGAACTCACGGAAGAAGATCCAACGGCGGAGCAAGAAAGCTGTGATCTCTCCGGTGCAGAAGCTCTTCGAAACTTGCAAGAAAGTATTCGCTAATGGCAAATCCGGAGCCGTCCCGTCCCAAGAACACATTAACATGCTTCGAGCCGTTCTGG ACGAAATCAAGCCTGAAGATGTTGATGTGAGCCCTAAGATGCCGTGTTTTCGATCTAAATCGAACGGACGGCCTCCAGTGACGTATCTCCACATCTACAAATGTCATAGCTTCTCG ATGGGCATTTTCTGTTTACCACCGTCTGGTGTAATCCCACTTCACAATCACCCGGAGATGACTGTGTTTAGTAAGCTCTTGTTTGGTACAATGCACATCAAATCCTATGATTGGGTCGCTGATTCTCCCC AGCCGAGTTCGGATACTCGTTTGGCGAAAGTGAAAGTGGATTCAGACTTCACGGCACCTTGTGACACTTCTATACTCTACCCTGCCGATGGAGGGAATATGCATTGCTTCACCGCGAAAACTGCTTGTGCGGTTCTTGATGTTCTTGGTCCTCCATACTCCGATCCTGCAGGACGTCACTGTACGTACTACTTCGATCATCCATTCTCAAGCTTCTCAG GTGATGGAGTTGAGGTTGGGGAGGAGGTGAAACACAAGTATGAGTGGTTGAAGGAGAGGGAAGAGGAGCCTGAGGATTTGACTGTTATGGCGATGATGTATAGTGGACCAATCATCAAAGAATGA
- the LOC106350376 gene encoding heat stress transcription factor A-4a-like produces MISKLSTSSFYIQLYQIIEDRSSDQIISWSKSNNNSFVVWDLKKLRSNILPKSSSVLGKNVTEFIAKLRSHGFTTVGKGPGELEFSHDDFSRSPVMKKMMAKALSERIEKFDAQIKAMKCRLKAKRKLPSKLRLSFKT; encoded by the coding sequence ATGATTAGCAAACTCTCAACGTCTTCGTTCTACATCCAGTTATATCAGATCATCGAGGATCGCTCGTCGGATCAGATCATCTCGTGGAGCAAAAGCAACAACAACAGTTTCGTCGTGTGGGACTTGAAAAAGCTCCGCAGCAACATTCTTCCCAAATCATCCTCTGTTTTGGGCAAAAACGTGACTGAGTTTATCGCAAAGCTTCGCTCTCATGGCTTCACAACAGTCGGCAAGGGCCCTGGGGAGTTGGAATTCTCACACGATGATTTCTCGAGAAGCCctgtgatgaagaagatgatggccAAAGCCTTGTCGGAGAGGATTGAAAAGTTTGATGCTCAGATCAAGGCCATGAAGTGTAGGCTCAAAGCTAAACGAAAGCTTCCCTCAAAGTTGAGACTCTCTTTCAAAACCTAA
- the LOC106350377 gene encoding glutathione S-transferase T3-like, whose translation MDPFTINSPGFTLLLASQSSPTMDCSFAEAVGNSLGLVKPVRIEDYFNSSAQLTGSVAREWSQCKQRWGRVNEQVCKFVGSYEAALKEQSSGQNENDVMKASHDIFFNDYHVKFTMEHCWRVLRYDQKWKSYSKSRDGAKEKRKENEEVMPEEKVRPAGVKAAKASKRKRHGNEAAFDQTESILYARKKISQQKLLDRLLSKNETDLSPN comes from the exons ATGGATCCCTTTACCATAAACTCTCCCGGGTTTACTTTGCTCTTAGCTTCGCAGAGCAGTCCAACAATGGACTGCAGCTTTGCTGAGGCAGTAGGCAACTCTCTCGGGTTAGTGAAACCGGTG AGAATTGAGGACTACTTCAATTCAAGCGCTCAGCTCACTGGCTCCGTTGCTAGAGAGTGGAGTcagtgtaagcagaggtggggaaggGTGAACGAGCAGGTGTGCAAGTTTGTGGGGAGTTATGAGGCGGCTTTGAAGGAGCAATCTAGTGGtcaaaatgagaatgatgtcaTGAAGGCTTCCCATGACATCTTCTTTAATGATTACCATGTGAAGTTCACCATGGAACACTGTTGGAGGGTACTGAGATATGATCAGAAATGGAAGTCATACTCGAAGTCCAGAGATGGCGCGAAGGAGAAAAGGAAGGAGAATGAAGAGGTGATGCCTGAGGAGAAGGTTAGACCGGCGGGTGTAAAGGCTGCGAAAGCAAGCAAACGCAAGCGGCACGGGAATGAAGCTGCTTTCGATCAAACAGAGAGCATCCTATATGCGAGAAAGAAAATTTCCCAACAGAAACTCCTTGATCGTCTCCTTTCCAAAAATGAGACTGATCTATCTCCAAACTAA
- the LOC125586103 gene encoding uncharacterized protein LOC125586103 yields MVDQQIDDFIDSVIANDPKRRVYIERDKEQGHNQLWHNYFSENPTYPPEMFRRRFRMNKPLFLRIVERLNNEVPYFQQRRNGHGRCGLSALQKCTSAIRMLAYGQAGDANDEYLRLAATTALLCLEYFTEAIIQLFGDEYLRRPTPEDLQRLLDAGEARGFLGMIGSIDCMHWEWKNCPTAWKGQYTRSSGKPTIVLEAVASQDL; encoded by the coding sequence ATGGTCGACCAACAAATTGATGATTTCATCGACTCTGTTATAGCGAACGACCCGAAGAGACGAGTGTATATCGAAAGAGATAAGGAACAAGGACACAATCAACTATGGCACAACTATTTTAGTGAAAATCCAACATACCCACCCGAAATGTTTAGGCggcgttttcgaatgaacaaacctttgttccttcgcattgtcgaACGCCTAAATAATGAAGTTCCATACTTTCAGCAACGAAGAAATGGTCACGGAAGGTGCGGCCTATCTGCACTTCAAAAATGCACTTCAGCAATACGAATGTTGGCATATGGTCAAGCCGGAGATGCgaatgacgaatatctccgacttgcgGCAACTACTGCACTTTTATGTTTGGAATATTTCACGGAAGCGATAATACAattgtttggagatgagtatctaagaagaccTACACCAGAAGATCTTCAAAGACTACTTGACGCTGGAGAGGCACGCGGGTTTCTGGGGATGATAggcagcatcgattgtatgcattgggagtggaaaaactgcccaacgGCTTGGAAAGGTCAGTACACACGTTCttcaggaaagccgacaattgtcttagaagctGTTGCATCACAAGATCTTTAG